DNA from Salvelinus alpinus chromosome 17, SLU_Salpinus.1, whole genome shotgun sequence:
TTACCTAAAGTAACGACCTATTAACTTCGCTAGTTAGTAAGATAACAGTAAATTTGTATTATCTCGTCTTAAAACAAGTAAACCTAAAAGATTGGATCATTACATGTGTACTGTCTATCCTCGACACATCACAAGCTTGCTAACTAAAGCTAGCTATTTTATCCGGTTAGtagttgaaacagactgctgagTTGTAGAAGGCAGTAAGTTAACGTTAATTAGTGTAAACCATCAAAGAGTTCGGCATTTGTTTAAAACCCAATGTGTTTGCTAACATAAAATGCCAGCTACTTTAGCTACTAGCCAAGAAGTTGGTAATTGCCAATCAAACCCAGCATCACTAACGTTAATGGAAATCGAAATAAattgcagtaaaaataaatgtatacatatattattgtacaatgtCTTACCTTATTGAATTGGCCAAGGTGGAAACAGCTCAAATACTTTAATTTAAAAAGTTCTGGCCTAAAACTTAGTAAAATGTTTCTGTTTTAATTTGATAATTGCCGTGAAACACCTGCCTTTTCACTCCGCGACCATAAATATTCTTCAATGACCTATTTATAAACTATGATAATGACACGGCCTGATTAATCCTCCGCGTGAAAAAGTAGTCCATGTACATTGAAAAGCTACATTCTGGGATTCGAAAAACAACAAAACCCCGTCCCGCCACTCAATTTTGCATACTTTTGAAGTATATGTCTAGGCTAGCGAAGTGTGAAATTGACCACTGTTAATTTGCACTTTGCAAAGACCAAACATTTGTTTCAACAATTAAATGAAGAGCTAAAACCAATGATGTGAACAGTTTATATGCAGGTAAATGCCAAAATAAAAAACACGTAAGAAAATTAGGGATACGAAGTATATCAAAAGCAGacgcttccacacaggtgtggttcctgagttaattaagcaatttaacatcccatcatgcttagggtcatatataaaaatgcccagtggcccattattttggcaactatgactagaagaagagatctctgtGACTTTGAAAGGAGGGGTCTCAGGATGGGcagggagattctggagcggctcCTGAAACAGCATTGTCCATCAACAATACTCCAAATGATGGAATTCCtaatggaagaatggtgtcactaTAGAGATTTGATTACATGACTAATTCTATAGGTGTGTATGAAtgtatgccaaggcgcattgaagttCTGGCggctcatggtggcccaacgccctattaagatactatgttggtgtttcctttattttggcagttacctgtaattCATTGGCAAAACACTTTGCTGGAGTGTGGAGTTGCCCTGACTGACTACACATTTTGATTTACATCTACATTCAATAATTTGGGAATTGTACAACAATGTACTTTGTAAATATTGTTAAAATAAAGATGACATTACACCTTTATCTTAAACAACTTTTTCAGTTTCCTAAACATGTACAGTAAGTGAAACTAGGATGGTTTTAAAAAGACACAAATCTAAAAGAATACTGGTCAGTAAAAACAAAGCAAGAAAGGCTGTTCCACATTCACCTATTGACTTTTTATATATTCAGAGGATTCTAACtcccagtggtctaaggcactgcatctcaggacaagaggcgtcactatagtacctggttcgaatccaggctgtatcacatctggctgtgattgggagtcccatagggcagcacacaattggcccagcgtcgtccgggtttggctggagtaggcagtcattgcaaataagaatttgtttttaactgacttgcctagttaaatatatgtTATACTCAGTATGTGGTGCATCTTTAAGAAAACAGACTGACATATGCAGTCATGTCTTACTCTATGTGGGATGTTATCGTGGCGTGTATGGTATTGTGACACTGCTTCTTACTTGGGTTGTGGTATGGGTTGGGTCTCCAATCTGCTGCTTCACAATGGCTGTGTTCGAGAGGATTAAAACTATAATGAATTATGAGTaaactgatctacaaataataacgGTAACTTATTGATGATGCAAGTTTCTTCATAGATCAGTCTGTCAGCAGTCGCCTGCACTGTCAAACAAGCCCGATAAGTTGGACAACTCCTTCTGAGGGTCATTTTCAAAGCAGTAAAGTTCAGGGGCAAGTAAGCAGAAGTATCACATCATACCGTTCGTTACCTTACAAACCTTGATTCATACGTTTTAGATTCTAAAACATGAGAATTGAATGAAGACTCTTGATTGGTCTAAGATTAATTTGAACTTTTTGGCAGTCTGAAACAAAGTGTCCataagagacaggagagaaacccAGGCACAGAAACATTGGAGAAAACTGCTTTAAGAGGAATATTTTGCAAGCAGGGTTGATACAGTGTGATAAGACATTTTCAATTAATGTTGAAAAAAGGTTGTTACTGTAGGTTTTACAGAAAGATGATAGTCAATCTTGCAAAATACAAGGTACATTTAAGCACATAAATTTTTCATTGTACCGAGTTCAAGCAGCGCTTGATCTTGAACCGTGAGTTATACCACTAGGACAATAATCCACACTTTGTTCAAAAAGAGTTCTGCCTTTCAGAATGCGTAATATAATTCTGGTGGAATGTCTTATGATGGAGGAAATCTAACATGGCGAACGAAGGGGTCCCTTAATCAAACCGTTAAAATTTTGAAATTGTGATCATGATTAGAGCGAAACACCCAGATGCCAGTGTCACAATACAGCCTGCCTCCTTTCTGTATGAGCCGACAGCAGAATTGCACTGTTAGTTAAATACAGGATTGTACTGCGTGTCAGAACTTCAAAAGCAAGCAATAGTGGAGTGGGGAAGAAAATGCAACACTTAGCATCACAGTGTTAGGTGAAAATTAACTGCCAGTTTAATAACCATACGATAAAACCTTCAAATACCATGACGAATCACACTAAAAAAAAtgaccataaaaaaaaaaagagaatgaaAAATGTTTAACCAGCTAGGTAGGACAAAGAAATGAAGGAAAGATGATTAGAATTCACAACCCCCCGGCCCCcaacacaaacagtcacacacaggCGCACAGACATATGATCTAGCACTCGCgcacacaaacaaaaacatggACTCGCTACTCAATACAACCACATTATTTTCACAAACAAAATGACAACCTGCTAACAACTGAACATTACCCTATCGCCTCAGTGACCTGAGAGGGTTAAACTAGTTGGTCAGGAACAATTCAGGCTGCTTGTCATACAGAAGGGGGAGGGGCTGATGGAGTGGAGGGGGATGTTTATAAGCTGTTTGTGTTTAAGAGTGTAGGTGGATTAACAGTGCAATTCCGTTAGTTTTCCCCTTCTCCGGTCTCTCCTTCGTCTCCCTGGTTTTCCGATGTCCACAGCTGCAAAGAGAGGTAAAGATGTGTTACATTATATTCCCCAAATTGCATTTGGTACTTTCCACGTTAGAATGaataaaagtttaaaaaacacattgcCATAGCAATTTACAAAACAGATGCATATAACTGGAACCATCAATGAAATTACTATTGAATAAATGACAATACAAGAGGAAGATGTATCAAACCATTTACTATTTATACAAAAAATGTGATTACATAAATAGGAGACAAACAGAACTTACAGTCAGGTTGTCCCTTAGTAGTTGCATGATCAAGGTGCTGTCTTTGTAGGAATCCTCGTTTAAGGTGTCAAGTTCAGCGATGGCTTCATCAAATGCCTGTAAAGAGTAAATTACACTAAGAATAGAATGCAAAACTGCCACCAGCTATTCCAGAATCGACTATACAAATGTACACGGCCACTAATCATTTTGGTTAAATTGTGGCATGCAGAAATAACTGTAGCAGGGGTGCCATTTTAAATCCAATTTCATTTTTTGAAAACTGAGCCAAAGTCCCTTCATACAAATGCAGAAACTGTCAAGACAAGACATGCTACAATGGCTCTGCATGCTTTGAGTGAAGCTCTGTGCTATTGATTGTCTTGGGGGTAAAAGATGAGGTTGCATGACTTGGCACTTGAAGTCACTCTCTCACCGTTTTGGCCAGGGTGCAGGCCTTCTCTGGGTTGTTGAGGATTTCATAGAAGAACACAGAGAAGTTGAGGGCCAGGCCGAGCCTGATGGGGTGTGTGGGCTGCATCTCCTTCTTGCTGATGTCGAAAGCATCCTGGTATGCCTGCTGGGAGTTATCCACTGTGGCTTTAAAAAGGAACAAGGAAGAAGATGAGTTTGAGCAATGCCATGATTCCAACATGCACTTAGTGTGCGGAAGCGCATTTCATCACATCTTTAGAGAATATTTTAACATATTCCTGTATGCACACATCTGATCCATTAGGAGTTTCACGAGTCATGACGATGTGATTTGGTGCATTGTTCCATTTTATGTAACTCTAAATGAACTCTTGCTTACTTACTCTTCTTTGCGTCTCCAGCTGCTACCTCAGACAGGTATCTATAATAGTCGCCTTTCATTTTCAGGTAGAAAACCTTGCTCTCAGCTGCAGTCGCATTGGCAATTAGGTACTTGTCAAGAAGTCcctgaaatacattttttgttgttgttgaaatcaGCATATCTGCCTAGTGAGAAATGTAAAAAGTCCCCTTTCACAGGGTAGACCACAACAGTTATTCTTACCAGCACGTCATTGCAGATGTCCTGCAACTCGGTCTCAATCTTCTCCCGGTACTCCTTGGCCATGGCCTGCTTCTTCTCGTTGCCCTCCGTCTTCTGCTCGATGCTGGAGATGACGCGCCAGGATGAGCGGCGTGCCCCCACCACGTTCTTGTAGGCCACTGACAGCAGGTTGCGCTCCTCGTTGGAGAGTTCCCCGCCCTGCTCCGTCACAGACTTCATGGCCCCGGCCATGTCGTCATAGCGCTCTGCCTGCTCAGCGAGCTTAGCCTTTTGTACTAGGTCGTTCTTGTCCATTTTTCAGTCTGTGTGAGAAAGAAACATAGTAAGGTGGGACTTTTTCTTCTGGTCTTATGTCtgtgcagatgaaggaaaggacTATTGAGATTAGATATACCTATGTCATATAACTGGTCAATTACAGCATTTATTCAAACTGCTGAGAGGAGACACCTGCAAGAGGGGGCAGTATGTTCCTTGGTTAGATTCGGACATTCTTATAAATTCATGGCTAGGGGAGTATTATATCGCCTACTTTCATACTACCTTTTGGGCCATGATTATGCAATTTACTATGAATTCAAATACGAATGCAATTGAATGTAGCTCGTACTAGTAGCTAAAACAGGAAGCTAGCCTATCGGTTAGAAGCGTTTTGCCAGTAACGGAAAGGTCTACTAtgactgcacctatccggtgtgtgtggttttttagattttttatatataaatatattgttTACACTCGGCCTTCATTTTTTACTGGTGCATGGCCGCTGTTGTACGAGTCCGGATACCATACAACTTCGTCATGGTGGTGTGTTCCTGAAAATGTTCTCGCAAGGAACTTGTCTAGTACTGTGGCAGCAATGCGTGGGGCTACCTAGCTACATGTCGTCGAgttagatagctaacgttagctagttactcCAGCTAGCCAATTCTGACAGAACAACCAATCGACCTTTCGATATCTCTTCACCCGCCCCAAATCACTAAATATTATTTAGTCTCGATAGTTAGATATTGGTTTGCTATCTGACGTTTTAGTTATTACTAGCCAAATTAATACATGATTAACACGGTGTCTGGATGGCGGAGATTTGCCTAGCTAGTTTCAGCTAACTAACGACGTTGCGGTAAAACGCTTGATGTAGCTTACTAGCTGGCTAGCAAACGCGACGGCACTTCTCAAACGGCCTAACTTTGGTTACCATTATTGTTAAACGAAACCATAATTTAACGTAGAAGGCTAACAGATAATTGCTTCCGTATAGGTGTAGCGTTGCCAACAATCTACACAATTATCCCGCTAACGTTGCGGGTCAGATTGTGACATTATTACCTAGCCGCAAAGGCCTGTGCTCAGCCTGCTAGCGGATAgctagtagggatgttagtagagAGATCAGCTAGTAGCAGCTAAGCACGTCAGAAGAGTGGAGAATGTCAAATAATGGCTAGCGGGAAAGTAGCAAGCTAACTTTCGCTAGCTGAAAAATACGATGTTCAAGGGTTATCGACTTCTCGTATGTCCATTTATATAGGGACCAGTCAATTGTTATTTTGTACTACGATGTAACGTTATCCAGCTTCTAACGAGTATCTTACAGTTAGCTAACGATTTTCAGTCGCGTACATGGCCTAGGTCAGCAAGCTTGCAAGAACAAAGTGTCATGATTGCCAGCTAGCAAGTCCTTGTTCGGCCCACTTCAGAGGAGCGCTGTCTGATTTAGCGAGTTAGCATGATGGCTAACGAATATAATTACACCGAAACGAATATACTGTGTAATATTTAACACAATAAATAAAGACCTAACACATAAATGCACTTTCATCGGGTCCCCGATTATACAAACTCACAATATTTACGGCTCTAATTCCTGTTTTATTTCTCTGAAAGATGCAGCCTCCGTCCTCCGTCTCGCTCCTAGAATCGTTCAGGGCAGTACCACTTCCGCTATATTGACGCTTCTGTTTcctctagctagctaactacatgtcAAACCGAGACTTCAACCTTTGACAGACATTACATCTATTGGTTTTAATCAGGTTTATAAAGCTACCTACTATGTTTTATTATCAAAGCACTCAATGGGAGAGACTCAACCTCTTATTTAAACCAGTACAGTGCAGTGTGTAGCAAGAGGAACAGCTGTACACATCTCTTCAATGTAGCACTGAATTCAATGCATGTTGGACCCATTCTATGGATGCACCTGCCACTGGACATTGGAAGAAGTTATACTTCCCTATGACTAATAGTTGAAGGACAAATCTCATCACAGCTTTGAAAAATTGTTGAAAAATACATGAGAtttgaaaaaaaaatgaaaaatacatgagatttgaaaaaatgtataaaaagaaaTGCACTAGCAATTGGCCAGTGTTTTAAGATATACCAAGGCCAGGTGTGTTTTTGCACTATAGATCAGCTTGCACACTCctacatactgtactctactcattGCAGTGTATGTGCAATTGACATTCAGGGCATTTTACAGTGGAGCATGTTGAGCCTGTATGAGTCAATATGACTCAAAGCTAAATAGACATGCTTTGGAATGTGGATGAGCAGAGTGGCAAACAGTGTTCAGTATCTTACAATGACTTCATTTCAAATAATACAGTTGACTCATACATGTACATTGCATAAGTGCAGTGCTG
Protein-coding regions in this window:
- the LOC139542867 gene encoding 14-3-3 protein beta/alpha-2 → MDKNDLVQKAKLAEQAERYDDMAGAMKSVTEQGGELSNEERNLLSVAYKNVVGARRSSWRVISSIEQKTEGNEKKQAMAKEYREKIETELQDICNDVLGLLDKYLIANATAAESKVFYLKMKGDYYRYLSEVAAGDAKKTTVDNSQQAYQDAFDISKKEMQPTHPIRLGLALNFSVFFYEILNNPEKACTLAKTAFDEAIAELDTLNEDSYKDSTLIMQLLRDNLTLWTSENQGDEGETGEGEN